A single genomic interval of Paenibacillus macerans harbors:
- the uvrB gene encoding excinuclease ABC subunit UvrB — MSEIVFSDNKFELVSEFTPQGDQPEAVRQLVEGIRAGKRHQTLLGATGTGKTFTIANTIAQIGKPTLIIAHNKTLAAQLASEFKEFFPNNSVDYFVSYYDYYQPEAYIPSSDTYIEKDSSINEEIDKLRHSATSSLFERRDVIIVASVSCIYGLGSPMEYRNLVLSLRVGMEKPRNQILSRLVDIQYQRNDINFVRGTFRVRGDVLEIFPASKGEHAVRVEFFGDEIERITEIDVLTGELVGEREHVAIFPASHFVTQEETMRIALANIERELEERLEELRSKGKLLEAQRLEQRTRYDIEMMKEVGFCSGIENYSGPLTFRERGATPYTLLDYFPDDFLIVIDESHQTLPQIRAMYNGDQARKTVLVEHGFRLPSALDNRPLRFEEFEAKAKQLIYVSATPGPYELEHCNTMVQQIIRPTGLLDPVIEVRPTKGQIDDLIGEIQSRIDKDERVLVTTLTKKMAEDLTDYLKEIGIKVRYLHSDIKTLERMSILRDLRLGTFHVLIGINLLREGLDLPEVSLVAILDADKEGFLRSERSLIQTIGRAARNADGRVLMYADSITESMDKAIKETERRRSIQIAYNEKHGITPQTIRKKVRDVIEATKVAESKSEYLADAAKVKMSKRDREAMIRRLEAEMKEAAKNLQFERAAELRDAIMELKAE, encoded by the coding sequence ATGAGTGAAATTGTATTTAGCGATAATAAATTCGAGCTTGTCTCCGAGTTCACTCCGCAAGGGGATCAGCCGGAGGCCGTAAGGCAGCTCGTCGAGGGCATTCGCGCCGGGAAAAGACACCAGACGCTGCTTGGCGCGACCGGAACGGGCAAGACGTTTACGATCGCCAATACGATTGCCCAGATAGGCAAGCCGACGCTGATCATCGCCCATAACAAGACGCTGGCGGCGCAGCTGGCCAGTGAATTTAAAGAATTTTTCCCCAACAACTCGGTAGACTATTTCGTCAGCTATTACGACTATTATCAACCGGAAGCCTACATCCCTTCCTCCGATACCTACATCGAGAAAGACTCCAGCATCAACGAAGAGATCGATAAGTTGCGCCACTCCGCGACAAGCTCGCTGTTTGAGCGGCGGGACGTCATCATTGTGGCGAGCGTGTCGTGCATCTACGGCCTCGGTTCGCCGATGGAATACCGCAACCTGGTGCTGTCGCTGCGGGTTGGCATGGAGAAGCCGCGCAACCAGATTTTGAGCCGGCTGGTGGATATCCAGTACCAGCGGAACGACATCAACTTCGTGCGCGGTACGTTTCGGGTGCGCGGGGACGTGCTGGAGATTTTTCCGGCTTCCAAAGGGGAGCACGCCGTACGGGTGGAATTTTTCGGCGATGAAATCGAACGGATCACGGAAATCGACGTGCTGACCGGCGAATTGGTCGGCGAGCGCGAGCATGTGGCGATTTTCCCGGCATCCCACTTCGTTACGCAGGAGGAGACGATGCGGATCGCGCTCGCCAACATCGAGCGTGAGCTGGAGGAGCGGCTGGAAGAGCTTCGTTCCAAAGGAAAGCTGCTGGAGGCCCAGCGGCTGGAGCAGCGGACGCGCTACGACATTGAGATGATGAAGGAAGTCGGCTTTTGCTCCGGGATCGAAAACTATTCCGGGCCGCTGACGTTCCGCGAGCGGGGGGCTACCCCGTATACGCTGCTGGATTATTTTCCCGACGACTTCCTGATTGTGATCGACGAATCCCACCAGACGCTGCCGCAAATCCGGGCGATGTACAACGGCGACCAGGCGCGCAAAACGGTGCTGGTGGAGCACGGCTTCCGCCTGCCTTCGGCGCTGGACAACCGGCCGCTGAGGTTCGAGGAGTTCGAAGCCAAGGCGAAGCAGTTGATTTACGTATCCGCGACGCCGGGACCTTACGAGCTGGAGCATTGTAATACGATGGTGCAGCAGATCATCCGGCCGACGGGCCTTTTGGATCCGGTGATCGAGGTGCGGCCGACGAAGGGGCAGATCGACGACCTGATCGGCGAAATTCAGAGCCGTATCGACAAGGATGAGCGTGTGCTCGTGACGACCTTAACGAAGAAAATGGCCGAGGATTTGACCGACTATTTAAAAGAGATCGGCATCAAAGTAAGGTACCTTCATTCCGATATCAAAACGCTGGAGCGGATGAGCATTTTGCGCGACTTGCGGCTGGGCACGTTCCATGTGCTGATCGGCATCAACCTGCTGCGCGAAGGGTTGGATTTGCCGGAAGTGTCGCTGGTGGCCATTCTGGACGCCGACAAGGAAGGCTTCCTGCGGTCGGAGCGCTCCCTGATCCAGACGATCGGGCGGGCGGCCCGGAACGCGGACGGCCGGGTGCTGATGTACGCTGACAGCATCACGGAATCGATGGACAAGGCGATTAAGGAAACCGAACGGCGGCGCAGCATCCAGATCGCTTACAACGAGAAGCACGGCATTACGCCGCAGACGATCCGCAAGAAAGTTCGCGACGTTATCGAAGCGACCAAGGTGGCGGAGAGCAAGAGCGAGTATCTGGCCGACGCCGCCAAGGTTAAGATGTCCAAGCGCGACCGCGAAGCGATGATCCGCCGCTTGGAGGCCGAAATGAAGGAAGCGGCCAAAAACCTTCAGTTCGAGCGGGCCGCGGAGCTGCGTGACGCAATCATGGAACTCAAGGCGGAGTAA